A stretch of Arachis hypogaea cultivar Tifrunner chromosome 15, arahy.Tifrunner.gnm2.J5K5, whole genome shotgun sequence DNA encodes these proteins:
- the LOC112747758 gene encoding protein GAMETE EXPRESSED 1-like has translation MEGFHDSKGVKLVENAKNKMVDSNSCWLNAYQHLFAGCSEILADNEKRSRLAWHLSDCFQRDSGRTPFDKCHPKSPMAKCLRNLDDLAHKVYLEFYLETNSICHQLQAYAFKHETERLVTELKSSAQYVEDKLDSMDEKSERLLQSSNQIHDSLNSIDVYTQQVAHTAKSLENHVDTVLRHSESVYEQTKKISASQLQLKEGQEGMKRNLEDGVAMIKDSYIHLGQEINKLRDDAIEIEREVIKLGDAMSTKMTILQEKAEDIGNMAGESLDKQQLVLDGQSMALKSLNSLSEFQSKAMEESRKSLEHFAEYGHKQHEELIQRQKQIQGLHDHLMENSKTILAAQESFESKQASMFLALDKLFALHNAMLLESRGIKAFFVYSMSSFVIYLLTSTKQTYNVRPRLYIGLCGTFFIEISIFRFAYDNIEQQTLIVNMVRSFFMAVAVIQLLYAVFTYRDYEKLNHELLLTLVEKVNGMQMQKELLDEDSDINWLQWINTDLSDDDDCLHDPSYTIPEQIGEYSITSSSDMRYNLRRRSHSRSP, from the exons ATGGAAGGCTTCCATGACAGCAAAGGAGTGAAGTTGGTAGAGAATGCAAAGAACAAAATGGTTGACTCTAACTCATGTTGGCTAAATGCTTATCAGCATCTCTTTGCAGGGTGTTCTGAGATTCTTGCTGACAATGAGAAAAGGTCAAGACTTGCATGGCATCTTAGTGACTGCTTTCAAAGGGACTCTGGTAGAACACCCTTTGACAAATGTCATCCAAAATCTCCAATGGCTAAATGTCTAAGAAACTTGGATGATCTTGCTCATAAGGTTTACCTTGAATTTTACTTGGAAACAAATTCCATTTGTCATCAGTTACA GGCTTATGCATTTAAGCATGAAACTGAAAGGCTTGTGACGGAACTGAAAAGTTCAGCACAGTATGTGGAGGATAAGTTAGATAGCATGGATGAAAAATCAGAACGTCTTTTACAAAGTTCAAACCAAATTCATGATTCCCTAAATTCAATTGATGTTTATACTCAACAAGTTGCTCACACTGCTAAAAGTTTGGAGAATCATGTAGATACTGTATTGAGGCATTCAGAAAGTGTTTATGAGCAAACCAAGAAAATTTCAGCATCACAATTACAATTGAAGGAGGGACAAGAAGGTATGAAGAGGAATTTGGAAGATGGGGTGGCAATGATCAAGGACTCTTACATTCATTTGGGGCAAGAAATAAACAAGTTAAGGGATGATGCCATTGAAATTGAGAGAGAGGTTATAAAACTTGGAGATGCTATGTCAACAAAGATGACAATCTTACAAGAAAAAGCTGAAGATATTGGGAATATGGCTGGAGAATCCTTAGATAAACAACAATTAGTTCTAGATGGACAATCCATGGCATTGAAGAGTCTAAATTCTCTATCAGAGTTTCAATCGAAAGCAATGGAAGAGAGCAG AAAATCTTTAGAGCACTTTGCTGAATATGGACATAAGCAACATGAAGAGTTGATTCAGAGGCAGAAGCAGATTCAAGGACTTCATGATCATTTAATGGAAAATTCTAAAACAATATTGGCTGCTCAG GAATCTTTTgaatcaaagcaagcaagcatgttTCTGGCTTTAGACAAGCTTTTTGCTCTGCACAATGCAATGTTGCTTGAATCGCGAGGAATCAAGGCTTTCTTCGTCTATTCCATGTCGAGCTTCGTCATCTATTTGTTAACTAGTACAAAACAAACATACAATGTTAGGCCACGGTTATACATAG GACTTTGTGGCACATTCTTCATTGAAATATCCATTTTTCGATTTGCTTATGATAACATTGAGCAACAAACCTTGATTGTGAATATGGTTAGATCATTCTTCATGGCAGTTGCTGTAATACAACTTCTATATGCAGTTTTCACATACAG GGATTATGAAAAATTGAACCATGAGTTGCTACTAACTCTGGTTGAAAAGGTTAACGGCATGCAAATGCAAAAAGAGttgttggatgaagacagtgatATAAATTGGCTTCAGTGGATAAACACTGATTTAtcagatgatgatgattgtcTTCATGATCCTAGCTATACAATTCCAGAACAAATTGGAGAGTATTCAATCACATCTTCTTCAGATATGAGATATAATCTCCGTCGACGCAGTCACAGTCGCTCACCTTGA
- the LOC112747720 gene encoding protein ALTERED PHOSPHATE STARVATION RESPONSE 1-like: MGCCHSRIEREETVSRCKSRKRYMKQFVQARHAFSAAHVMYIRSLRATGSALLQFANAETETVVFHHLHHHLPPDPQPILPSPPPRAPAPMPPPPPPMSPSSDTWTTSMTASPLPPPPPPPPPPTSGWDFWEPFMHQQQQAPPPPSSRSATEEEWEAATTTTGSEVVVMAGGGGGAAASVTAPPSMVSGFSKGTQSELAMVVSRNTKDLVEVIKELDEYFLRAADSGSQVSSLLQVPSSGFSHQSKGSKVYGYGWPSLLTWSSSPKLNGFGKLAEENPLSVGGFGGNTVGSGGGGSGGHCSTVERLYAWEKKLYQEVKNAKIIKMEHEKKAAQLRKFELKRADYVKTEKTKKEVEKLESQMIVASQAIETTSSEIIKLREIELCPQLIDLVKGLMCMWRSMYECHQVQKHIVQQLEYINTIPSTTPTSEIHRQSTLQLEVEVQQWHQSFCNLFKAHRDYIQSLTGWLRLSLFQFGRTPLSRTTEESKIYALCEEWNLAVDRIPDKVASEGIKSLLTVIHAIVVQQTEEHKQKKRSDSAFKELEKKVVQLRSLECKYGPYSMPESSGTMRTKDPVSQKRAKVESLRAKAEEEKTKHEKAVSVTRAMTLNNLQMSFPHVFQGIVGFSNLCTEVFESVYNKAKAVGQEHELKRILP; this comes from the exons atggggTGCTGCCATTCGAGGATAGAAAGAGAAGAGACAGTGTCACGTTGCAAATCAAGGAAGCGTTACATGAAACAATTTGTTCAAGCAAGACACGCTTTTTCCGCTGCGCATGTTATGTACATTCGTTCGCTTCGTGCCACTGGTTCTGCTTTGCTTCAGTTCGCAAACGCCGAAACTGAAACCGTTGTTTTTCACCATCTTCACCACCACCTTCCGCCGGACCCTCAGCCTATTCTCCCCTCTCCTCCGCCGCGGGCTCCGGCTCCGATGCCGCCTCCTCCGCCTCCCATGAGTCCGAGCTCCGACACTTGGACGACGTCAATGACTGCATCCCCTCTTCCGCCGCCGCCTCCTCCGCCGCCGCCGCCGACTTCCGGTTGGGATTTCTGGGAGCCGTTCATGCATCAGCAGCAACAGGCGCCGCCGCCGCCGTCTTCGAGGTCGGCGACGGAGGAGGAGTGGGAGGCGGCAACCACCACGACGGGGTCGGAGGTGGTGGTTATGGCGGGGGGAGGCGGTGGTGCGGCGGCAAGCGTGACGGCTCCGCCGTCGATGGTGAGTGGGTTCTCGAAGGGAACACAGAGCGAGCTTGCAATGGTGGTTTCAAGAAACACGAAAGATCTGGTTGAAGTTATAAAGGAgcttgatgagtattttctcagagCCGCTGATTCTGGTTCACAAGTTTCGTCGCTGCTTCAAGTTCCAAGTTCTGGTTTTTCTCATCAGAGCAAAGGAA GTAAAGTGTATGGTTATGGATGGCCGTCGCTGTTGACATGGAGTTCGAGTCCGAAGCTGAATGGATTTGGCAAGTTGGCTGAGGAAAATCCTCTTTCTGTGGGTGGTTTTGGGGGTAATACTGTTGGCAGTGGCGGCGGCGGCAGTGGTGGTCACTGCTCAACTGTGGAGAGGTTATATGCATGGGAGAAGAAATTGTACCAAGAGGTTAAG AATGCTAAGATAATAAAGATGGAGCATGAGAAGAAGGCAGCACAGCTAAGGAAGTTTGAGTTGAAGAGGGCTGACTATGTGAAGACGGAAAAGACAAAGAAAGAGGTCGAGAAATTAGAATCACAGATGATAGTTGCCTCGCAGGCCATTGAAACCACCTCCTCCGAAATCATCAAATTAAGAGAAATAGAGCTCTGCCCTCAACTCATTGATCTTGTCAAAGG ATTAATGTGCATGTGGCGGAGCATGTATGAATGCCATCAAGTTCAAAAGCACATAGTTCAGCAGCTGGAATACATCAATACCATACCATCGACTACCCCAACTTCCGAGATTCATCGGCAGTCGACTCTTCAGCTTGAGGTTGAAGTACAGCAATGGCACCAATCCTTCTGCAACCTCTTCAAGGCTCACAGAGATTATATCCAATCCCTCACAGGCTGGCTAAGGCTCAGCCTTTTCCAGTTTGGCCGAACCCCACTGAGCAGAACTACCGAGGAGTCAAAGATATATGCCCTCTGTGAAGAATGGAACCTCGCTGTTGATCGCATACCAGACAAGGTCGCATCCGAAGGAATTAAAAGCTTGTTGACTGTTATTCATGCAATTGTAGTTCAACAGACAGAGGAGCATAAACAAAAGAAGAGGTCAGATTCTGCATTCAAAGAGCTCGAGAAGAAGGTTGTTCAGCTTCGATCTCTTGAGTGCAAATATGGTCCATACTCCATGCCAGAGTCCTCTGGTACCATGCGGACCAAGGACCCCGTCAGCCAGAAGCGTGCTAAGGTGGAATCTTTGAGAGCGAAGGCCGAAGAAGAGAAGACTAAACATGAAAAGGCAGTGAGCGTAACACGGGCGATGACATTGAACAACTTGCAGATGTCATTCCCCCATGTTTTTCAGGGAATTGTGGGATTTTCAAATTTGTGCACTGAGGTTTTTGAGTCTGTATACAACAAGGCCAAAGCTGTTGGACAGGAACATGAATTGAAAAGAATATTGCCATAG
- the LOC112747723 gene encoding L10-interacting MYB domain-containing protein-like, which produces MAGHVTRSKRLEAQQQEQSRARWTTPLTKILAELMVDQVQKGNKHNNLFNKKAWKYICDGFYNKTGLKWDKEQLKNRYSVLRRQYSTVKSILDQSDFSWNEATGSITASDETWAEYIKKHADAETLRTSGCPIFKELCTIFSEPATNGKHELLTVSEVDHTPRPLCPQPLRMHQEESLSGSQDEDDANDPETPQPSTPAAAATSNRKRGRKGMNDAITEAILEMAAASKMRATAIEQYNARYSMADCIKDLDLMQGVDQQLYFAALDLFSKPILREIFLSLKDDKRLTWLRSKCANASNRK; this is translated from the exons ATGGCAGGTCATGTTACCAGATCAAAAAGACTGGAGGCTCAGCAGCAGGAACAGTCGAGGGCAAGGTGGACGACGCCACTCACCAAGATACTTGCAGAGCTGATGGTTGATCAAGTACAAAAAGGGAACAAACACAACAACTTATTCAACAAGAAAGCATGGAAATATATTTGTGATGGATTTTACAACAAAACAGGCTTGAAATGGGACAAGGAACAACTCAAGAACAGATATTCAGTGTTGAGGAGGCAGTATTCTACTGTGAAATCCATTCTTGATCAAAGTGATTTTAGTTGGAATGAAGCCACAGGGTCTATAACTGCCAGTGATGAAACTTGGGCTGAATACATCAAG AAACATGCTGATGCTGAGACACTAAGAACCAGTGGCTGCCCAATCTTCAAAGAACTATGCACAATATTCTCTGAGCCAGCAACTAATGGCAAGCATGAGCTTTTAACTGTATCCGAGGTTGATCATACTCCTAGACCTCTTTGTCCACAGCCCTTGAGGATGCATCAAGAAGAGTCTTTGTCCGGATCACAGGATGAGGATGATGCTAATGATCCTGAAACACCTCAACCTAGCACACCTGCTGCTGCAGCAACTTCCAACCGCAAAAGAGGGCGAAAAGGAATGAACGATGCCATCACAGAAGCAATATTGGAGATGGCTGCAGCTTCAAAGATGAGGGCAACTGCCATAGAGCAATATAATGCTAGATATAGTATGGCTGACTGTATTAAGGACTTGGATTTGATGCAAGGTGTTGATCAACAACTATATTTTGCCGCTTTAGATCTCTTCAGCAAACCTATTTTAAGGGAGATCTTTTTGTCTCTCAAAGACGATAAAAGATTAACATGGTTGCGTAGCAAATGTGCTAATGCATCCAATAGGAAATGA